In Deltaproteobacteria bacterium HGW-Deltaproteobacteria-6, a single window of DNA contains:
- a CDS encoding SsrA-binding protein has protein sequence MAKENTAQKLIASNKTARLNYDIGDTYEAGMVLSGTEVKALRAGKANLKDSYAVVKDDEVYLREMHISHYDHGNRSNHEPLRPRKLLLHKREIKKLYGKSREKGLALVPLKLYFKNGRVKVEIGIGKGKKLYDRREDIKNREERRTLARDFKSKQIKI, from the coding sequence ATGGCAAAAGAAAACACAGCACAAAAACTGATCGCGTCCAACAAAACGGCGCGCCTCAATTATGACATCGGCGATACGTACGAAGCCGGTATGGTTTTATCGGGAACAGAAGTTAAGGCCCTACGTGCGGGCAAAGCGAATCTCAAGGACAGCTATGCGGTCGTGAAAGACGATGAAGTTTATCTGCGCGAGATGCACATCAGTCACTACGATCACGGTAATCGCTCCAACCACGAGCCTTTGCGGCCCCGTAAGCTGCTCCTGCATAAACGGGAGATAAAAAAACTCTACGGCAAATCGCGGGAAAAGGGATTAGCTCTGGTTCCGCTTAAACTCTATTTCAAAAACGGCAGAGTGAAAGTGGAAATCGGCATCGGCAAGGGGAAAAAGTTATATGACCGCCGTGAGGATATCAAGAACCGCGAAGAACGCCGCACACTGGCCCGGGATTTTAAATCCAAACAAATCAAGATTTAA
- a CDS encoding acyl-CoA thioesterase: MEGKKISESRVFMGQVMNPENANPAGNVHGGDIMKLIDTACGVAATRHARAHVVTASIDRMDFHHPVYIGDFLILKASVNFVGRTSMEVGVRVETENLITGEKRHTGSAYLTFVALDANKRPIQLPPLILETEEDRHRNVEAGERRQMRLAEKKKEKKKHEEGGYR; this comes from the coding sequence ATGGAAGGAAAAAAAATCAGTGAAAGCAGAGTGTTTATGGGTCAGGTGATGAATCCGGAAAATGCCAACCCGGCAGGAAACGTTCACGGCGGTGACATCATGAAGTTAATTGACACCGCCTGCGGCGTCGCGGCCACGCGCCATGCGCGGGCCCATGTCGTCACCGCGTCTATCGACCGGATGGACTTTCATCATCCCGTGTATATCGGCGACTTTCTGATTTTAAAGGCGTCCGTGAATTTTGTAGGAAGGACCTCGATGGAAGTCGGTGTCCGTGTGGAAACGGAAAATCTGATTACCGGAGAGAAACGCCATACCGGTTCCGCCTATCTGACTTTTGTGGCGCTCGATGCCAATAAGCGTCCGATACAACTGCCTCCGTTGATTTTAGAGACGGAGGAAGACAGGCATCGCAATGTGGAAGCAGGGGAAAGAAGACAGATGAGGCTTGCGGAAAAGAAAAAAGAAAAGAAAAAACATGAAGAAGGCGGATATCGCTGA
- a CDS encoding two-component system response regulator, whose protein sequence is MINTVLDIILVEDNPADIELTMDALKENNLANRVKVLKDGQEAVDYIFRQGAQSDCGICDHPTLILLDIHLPKIDGLEILRRIRDDERTKSIPVVILTSSQLDQNRIESYQLGVNSYIVKPVEFDNFTKVVAHIGFYWVALNKSPF, encoded by the coding sequence ATGATTAATACGGTTCTAGACATTATTCTTGTAGAAGATAATCCCGCAGATATTGAATTAACCATGGACGCTCTGAAAGAAAATAACCTTGCCAACAGAGTCAAGGTTTTGAAGGATGGCCAGGAGGCCGTAGATTATATTTTCCGGCAGGGAGCACAAAGCGATTGCGGCATTTGCGACCACCCCACGTTGATTCTTTTGGATATTCACTTACCCAAAATTGACGGACTGGAGATTCTGAGACGAATCCGAGATGACGAGCGGACCAAGTCGATACCCGTTGTCATTCTTACATCATCCCAATTAGATCAGAATAGAATCGAAAGCTACCAACTCGGCGTGAATAGTTACATCGTGAAGCCTGTTGAATTCGATAATTTTACGAAAGTTGTCGCCCATATTGGATTTTACTGGGTGGCATTGAACAAATCTCCATTTTGA